A genome region from Pseudomonas pergaminensis includes the following:
- a CDS encoding Imm50 family immunity protein, with protein sequence MLASTTKKYSPRKNMKYWNELDGSILLSKIFSHPIEIGKIALFSLRVENDQPCIGIGFDIPEFPDNLPEKWKNKGYNMCRLGITFNDIDNLKILNIPAHELFTVKINKKQTTSLLKLPAKIHL encoded by the coding sequence ATGCTGGCATCAACAACAAAAAAATACAGCCCCCGGAAAAATATGAAATATTGGAACGAGTTAGACGGAAGTATACTTCTCAGTAAAATCTTCAGCCATCCTATTGAAATTGGAAAAATAGCTCTTTTTTCATTAAGGGTAGAAAATGATCAACCTTGTATTGGAATAGGTTTTGACATACCCGAATTTCCAGATAATTTACCAGAAAAATGGAAAAACAAAGGATACAACATGTGCAGACTTGGAATAACTTTCAACGACATTGATAATCTGAAGATCCTTAACATTCCTGCGCATGAGTTATTCACAGTAAAAATCAATAAAAAACAGACTACTTCACTTTTAAAGCTACCAGCAAAAATACATCTATAG
- a CDS encoding TatD family hydrolase, protein MQLIDIGVNLTNPSFDEKHQAVLERAYAAGVQQLVLTGTSVEGSEQALELCAKLDESGQRLFSTAGIHPHSASDWNSDSTQRLRALFNESRVRAVGECGLDFNRDFSPRPQQEKVLEQHLALAVELKLPVFLHERDANQRLLDILKDYRDHLTAAVVHCFTGEQAALFSYLDLDLHIGITGWICDERRGTHLHPLVREIPRGRLMLESDAPYLLPRTLRPKPKNGRNEPAYLPEVLREVALHRNESLEDLAHHSTACARRFFGLPDVE, encoded by the coding sequence ATGCAACTCATTGATATCGGCGTCAACCTGACCAACCCCAGTTTCGACGAGAAGCACCAGGCCGTACTCGAGCGCGCCTACGCCGCCGGCGTGCAGCAATTGGTGCTCACCGGCACCAGTGTCGAGGGCAGCGAACAGGCCCTGGAGTTGTGCGCAAAACTGGATGAAAGCGGCCAGCGCCTGTTCAGCACCGCCGGCATCCACCCCCATTCCGCCAGCGACTGGAATAGCGACAGCACCCAGCGTTTGCGCGCTTTATTCAATGAAAGCCGCGTACGCGCAGTGGGTGAATGCGGGCTGGATTTCAACCGGGACTTTTCACCGCGCCCACAGCAGGAAAAAGTCCTGGAACAGCACCTGGCCCTGGCCGTCGAGCTGAAATTGCCGGTGTTTCTCCACGAACGCGACGCCAACCAGCGCCTGCTGGACATCCTCAAGGACTACCGCGACCACCTCACGGCCGCTGTGGTGCATTGCTTCACCGGCGAACAAGCGGCGCTGTTCAGCTACCTCGACCTCGACTTGCACATCGGCATTACCGGCTGGATCTGCGACGAACGCCGGGGGACTCACCTACATCCGCTCGTCAGGGAAATTCCCCGTGGTCGCCTGATGTTGGAAAGCGATGCGCCCTACCTGCTGCCGCGGACCCTGCGTCCCAAGCCAAAAAATGGCCGCAACGAGCCTGCGTATCTGCCGGAAGTGCTGCGCGAAGTCGCCCTGCATCGCAACGAGAGCCTGGAAGACCTGGCCCATCACAGCACCGCCTGCGCCCGTCGCTTTTTTGGCTTGCCCGACGTGGAGTGA
- a CDS encoding MltF family protein, producing MIRPSALLMLCLTLLLPMAAVARLDGPLEVTKPGKVRDLAEIRSSRTLRVLVNQSRNSSGEVQGQAIGVEYHRLRAFEQYLNGHARDGQEINLKIIPKAKDQLLGALARGEGDLVAPGELLDVKAVHKISTSDPIASDVPLWLVGVKGERRFTKLEQLSGRTLALTTGSAAADAISQVNQKLALHKQPPIKVEWVDPTLAVEDVLEMVQAGIFHLTIVEKPIAERWSKILPKLRFDKQVAISEPGDEYWFVRQDASMLRASIDRFLKTYRTPSDQDVAFQRIYRRLYQVRNPLARVDRQRLEKLRPVLQKHAREQGMDWLNLAALAFKESALDPGARNSGGPTGLMQITPSAAQRVGVNNIENLDSNVQAGARYLAMIRRKFFASPKLNERERMAFVLAAYNMGPERVQGMRTEAKRRGLNPNQWFFQVERIAMEQVGMGGVSYVNSVNKYYLAFDRERESLEPPAPKVASRK from the coding sequence ATGATCCGACCCTCGGCGTTGCTTATGTTGTGCCTGACGTTGCTGCTGCCCATGGCGGCGGTTGCGCGTCTGGACGGGCCGCTGGAAGTGACCAAGCCTGGCAAGGTCCGCGATCTGGCAGAAATTCGCTCCAGCCGTACCCTGCGCGTACTGGTCAACCAGAGCCGTAACAGCTCCGGTGAGGTGCAAGGCCAGGCCATCGGTGTCGAATACCATCGCCTGCGCGCCTTCGAGCAGTACCTTAATGGTCATGCCCGTGATGGCCAGGAAATCAACCTCAAGATCATTCCCAAAGCCAAGGACCAGTTGCTCGGCGCGTTGGCCCGTGGCGAAGGCGACCTGGTGGCGCCGGGTGAACTGCTCGATGTGAAGGCCGTGCACAAGATCAGCACCAGCGACCCGATTGCCAGCGATGTACCGTTGTGGTTGGTGGGGGTGAAGGGCGAACGACGTTTTACCAAGTTGGAGCAGCTGTCGGGCCGTACCCTGGCGCTGACCACCGGGAGTGCGGCGGCGGATGCCATCAGCCAGGTCAACCAGAAGCTGGCCCTGCACAAACAGCCCCCCATCAAAGTGGAGTGGGTGGACCCGACCCTGGCCGTGGAAGACGTGCTGGAGATGGTCCAGGCGGGTATTTTCCACCTGACTATTGTCGAGAAACCGATTGCCGAACGCTGGTCGAAAATCCTGCCCAAGTTGCGCTTCGACAAGCAAGTGGCGATCAGCGAACCGGGCGACGAGTACTGGTTTGTGCGCCAGGACGCGTCGATGCTGCGGGCGAGCATTGACCGATTCCTCAAGACCTATCGAACGCCTTCCGACCAGGATGTGGCGTTCCAGCGCATCTACCGTCGCCTCTATCAAGTGCGCAATCCACTGGCCCGCGTCGATCGCCAGCGCCTGGAGAAACTGCGTCCGGTCTTGCAAAAGCATGCCCGCGAACAGGGCATGGATTGGCTCAACCTGGCCGCCCTGGCCTTCAAGGAATCGGCGCTGGACCCCGGCGCACGCAACAGCGGTGGGCCGACCGGCCTGATGCAGATCACGCCCTCGGCGGCGCAACGAGTAGGGGTCAACAATATCGAGAATCTCGACAGTAATGTGCAGGCCGGTGCGCGTTACCTGGCGATGATCCGCCGCAAGTTTTTCGCCAGCCCCAAGCTTAACGAACGCGAGCGCATGGCCTTTGTGCTGGCGGCTTACAACATGGGTCCGGAACGGGTGCAGGGTATGCGCACCGAAGCCAAGCGCCGGGGGCTCAACCCCAATCAGTGGTTCTTCCAGGTTGAACGCATTGCCATGGAGCAAGTAGGGATGGGCGGCGTCAGCTATGTTAATAGCGTCAATAAGTACTACTTGGCGTTCGACCGGGAACGCGAGTCCCTGGAGCCGCCAGCGCCGAAAGTCGCCTCACGGAAGTAA
- a CDS encoding RHS repeat-associated core domain-containing protein has translation MMPAIAKFVLSPMNGNKPDVDSVFHDFRHCLNTFDEWAEHFWSGSALEVEQVFKVGEEVSLVAAASSKKPSRAVVTCKAQGSLTLVHMFESTRFVPIGNTPVMLQAIAVDGSHMGPPIHRTIGPSGILEIKDCPRDQRYQITFYPNVSKDHVKALYASYQSVIVGLEVGLRDEWKKTFKPQWSDFANATPFERSAMQGLALSNGIAKALYNLWDNFTQLYELLADINANSQKLLHYLSQAELNELLKLGKDTIAQGLLVLSDEPLLFIYLSAMVAWIRMLPPPQMYELLGELTGEVLINLFLVWATRGMGVQVRLGMQVLGTIKSGQARKWLERLADQLVGPRLDVHVEAAKPLLLGSAGTPIKVIPDAPLKAGDQLVSNPVSVVRDKATQRTVLVRQESVDDVPAVAKNPAGDAAAPSNKTATNGCPVSMVTGEELLTLTDGALDGILPFEWTRLYRTSAVEMDCGLGFGWSHSLAHRLSVSGDSVVWTDHENRSTTLPLPTVSRPAITNSLAEAAIYLGSLPDELVLAQASRFYHFRDGVLTAISDAYDNRLRIARDFLGRIERLDNGVGRSLLLRYASGRIVAVDYQIQRIVDEGPYVWVTEQTVVSYAYDDLGRLISATNAVGESEVYRYDDQHVILERGLAGGASFYWEWERAGKAARCVRHWASFSQMDTRYAWDDNGQVTVFNADGSQEVYVHDQRARLVQRVDPDGAEHFKSYDANGRLTVEQDPLGAITAYQYDEAGRLVALFPGDDEPTTYEHDNGFVRVVRRGQAVWKYERNDQGDVTRKTDPDGHVTDYSYNKYGQLVGVWYPDHSCQRLVWNERGQLLEEQLPDGGIKRYRYDDLGRKISQEDEHGALTQFEWNDVGRLVQIVLPSGDTRKYTYNAYGKITSERDELGHVTRYEYADGLHLISRRINADGSQVKYRYDNVRLLLTEIENEVGETYRLQYHSNGLIQQEIGFDGQRTTYVYDLKGSLQEKTEHGDDGSQIVTRYERDHAGRLVRKTLPDGNTVDYTYDRQGNLLSVEDGHWALAYEYDAQNRLTAEHQGWGTLRYGYDACGQLQNLRLPDNNRLTFNHTKGGHLATVELNGEVLTSHLFKAGQEHQRQQGQLISHYHYDDQQRLHAHAVTQQAYTLYQRHYDYDKSSNLTRLLDTRKGDHRYHYDPLSRLTRADHTQDEQERFGHDPAGNLLMQNRPGPDIVAGNRLMIQGDHHYDYDAFGNLIRERRGKSHQLVTEYRYDCQHRLIGVKTPNGQTASYRYDPFGRRISKTVDDITTEFFWQGDKLIAEHHANRHRSYLYEPDSFRPLALLEGFGPKETKPYHYQLDHLGTPQELTAPDGEIVWSAHYRAYGEISRLDIGKIDNPLRFQGQYFDQESGLHYNRHRYYNPDVGRYLTPDPVKLAGGINAYQYVPNPTGWIDPLGLSANCPGSIKKNPSCSTPSEPDIPEVSRKGAFRQAKRDAHIPMNQGPDVSIHPKTGRVQQYKTELMTDKSNKKILNAAGQPIETRVYQFTREDGSQVLIQDHSAGHKFGRADGVGDQTAHFNLRPIEQPRNGKLIDAESHYFFRRKK, from the coding sequence ATGATGCCGGCTATCGCCAAGTTCGTCCTGTCGCCCATGAATGGCAACAAGCCGGACGTCGACAGCGTGTTTCACGACTTCCGACATTGCCTGAATACTTTTGACGAGTGGGCCGAGCACTTCTGGAGTGGTTCGGCACTGGAAGTGGAGCAGGTGTTCAAGGTCGGGGAAGAGGTTTCCCTCGTCGCTGCCGCATCGTCCAAAAAACCCAGTCGCGCGGTTGTCACCTGCAAGGCCCAGGGCTCGTTAACCCTGGTGCACATGTTCGAGAGCACGCGGTTTGTGCCCATTGGCAATACACCGGTGATGCTGCAGGCCATTGCTGTGGACGGCAGCCACATGGGCCCGCCCATCCATCGAACGATTGGCCCCAGCGGCATTCTTGAAATCAAAGACTGCCCCCGCGATCAACGTTATCAAATCACCTTCTACCCCAATGTCTCCAAGGATCATGTCAAGGCGCTATATGCGTCTTATCAGTCGGTCATCGTGGGGCTGGAAGTCGGCCTACGTGATGAGTGGAAGAAGACTTTCAAGCCGCAATGGAGCGACTTCGCCAACGCTACGCCGTTCGAGCGCAGCGCGATGCAAGGCCTGGCGCTTTCAAACGGGATTGCCAAGGCGCTCTACAACCTTTGGGACAACTTCACCCAACTGTACGAGCTGTTGGCGGATATCAACGCTAATAGCCAGAAGTTGTTGCATTACCTCTCGCAGGCCGAGCTCAACGAACTGCTGAAACTGGGCAAAGACACCATCGCCCAGGGTCTGCTTGTGCTCAGCGATGAGCCGCTGCTGTTTATCTATCTGTCGGCCATGGTCGCCTGGATACGCATGCTGCCGCCGCCGCAGATGTATGAATTGCTGGGCGAGCTTACCGGCGAGGTGCTGATCAACCTATTCCTAGTCTGGGCGACGCGGGGCATGGGGGTTCAGGTTCGCCTGGGTATGCAGGTGTTGGGGACCATCAAGTCTGGCCAGGCACGCAAATGGCTGGAGAGGCTGGCCGATCAACTGGTAGGGCCTCGGTTGGACGTGCATGTCGAAGCGGCCAAACCATTGTTGCTGGGGAGCGCGGGGACACCGATCAAAGTGATTCCGGATGCGCCGTTGAAGGCTGGGGATCAGTTGGTTTCCAACCCGGTGTCGGTGGTCCGGGACAAGGCCACGCAACGGACGGTGTTGGTGCGGCAAGAGTCTGTGGATGACGTGCCCGCTGTTGCGAAGAACCCGGCTGGGGATGCGGCCGCGCCTTCGAACAAGACCGCCACCAACGGCTGCCCGGTGTCGATGGTCACGGGCGAAGAACTGCTGACCCTCACCGATGGTGCGCTGGACGGCATTTTGCCGTTTGAGTGGACCCGGTTGTACCGCACCAGTGCGGTGGAAATGGATTGCGGATTGGGGTTTGGCTGGAGCCACTCGCTGGCCCATCGGCTGAGTGTTTCCGGTGATTCGGTGGTGTGGACCGATCATGAAAATCGCTCGACCACCCTGCCCTTGCCCACGGTTTCACGCCCTGCAATCACCAATAGCCTGGCTGAAGCGGCGATCTATCTCGGGTCGTTGCCCGATGAACTGGTGCTGGCTCAGGCGTCACGTTTCTACCACTTCCGCGACGGTGTGCTGACAGCGATCAGCGACGCGTATGACAACCGGCTGCGTATTGCCCGGGATTTTCTGGGGCGTATTGAGCGGCTGGATAACGGTGTGGGGCGCTCGCTGTTGTTGCGCTACGCGTCGGGCCGGATTGTGGCGGTGGACTACCAAATTCAACGCATCGTGGACGAGGGTCCGTATGTTTGGGTGACGGAACAGACGGTTGTTTCCTACGCCTATGACGACCTTGGGCGACTGATTTCAGCGACTAACGCTGTCGGTGAAAGCGAGGTTTATCGGTACGACGATCAGCACGTCATTCTTGAACGCGGCTTGGCCGGTGGGGCGAGTTTCTACTGGGAGTGGGAACGGGCTGGCAAGGCGGCCCGATGTGTCCGGCATTGGGCGAGCTTTTCGCAGATGGACACGCGGTATGCCTGGGACGACAACGGGCAGGTCACGGTGTTTAACGCCGATGGTAGCCAGGAAGTCTACGTGCATGACCAGCGCGCACGACTGGTGCAGCGGGTGGATCCGGACGGGGCCGAGCACTTCAAGTCCTACGATGCCAACGGGCGGCTGACGGTTGAGCAGGATCCACTGGGCGCGATCACGGCGTATCAGTACGACGAAGCCGGACGTTTGGTGGCGTTGTTTCCGGGGGACGATGAGCCGACGACCTACGAGCATGACAACGGGTTCGTACGGGTTGTAAGGCGGGGTCAGGCGGTTTGGAAGTATGAACGCAATGATCAAGGCGATGTAACGCGCAAGACCGATCCTGACGGTCATGTGACTGACTACAGCTACAACAAATACGGGCAGCTGGTTGGGGTTTGGTACCCGGATCATAGCTGTCAGCGACTGGTGTGGAATGAGCGTGGGCAGTTGCTTGAGGAGCAGTTGCCGGATGGTGGGATCAAGCGTTATCGCTATGACGATCTTGGGCGAAAAATCTCCCAAGAAGATGAGCACGGGGCGCTCACACAATTTGAGTGGAACGACGTTGGGCGATTAGTCCAAATCGTCTTGCCGAGCGGTGATACGCGTAAATATACCTACAACGCGTACGGAAAAATCACCTCCGAGCGCGATGAACTGGGGCACGTTACTCGTTACGAATATGCGGACGGCCTGCACCTGATCAGCCGACGTATCAATGCTGATGGCAGCCAGGTCAAATACCGTTACGACAATGTGCGGTTATTGCTGACCGAGATCGAAAATGAGGTGGGCGAAACCTACCGACTCCAGTACCACAGCAACGGCCTGATCCAGCAGGAAATCGGGTTTGATGGTCAGCGCACCACTTACGTTTACGACCTCAAGGGCAGCCTGCAAGAAAAGACCGAACACGGCGATGACGGCAGTCAGATCGTTACCCGCTACGAGCGCGACCATGCCGGTCGGCTCGTAAGAAAAACCCTGCCTGATGGCAATACCGTCGATTACACCTACGACCGCCAGGGCAATCTCCTAAGCGTCGAAGATGGCCACTGGGCCCTGGCCTACGAATACGACGCTCAAAACCGCCTCACCGCCGAACACCAAGGCTGGGGCACCCTGCGCTACGGCTACGACGCCTGCGGCCAACTGCAAAACCTACGCCTGCCGGACAATAACCGCCTCACGTTCAACCACACCAAAGGTGGCCATCTCGCCACCGTCGAACTGAACGGTGAAGTCCTTACTTCTCATCTATTCAAAGCCGGCCAGGAACACCAACGCCAACAAGGCCAACTGATCAGCCATTACCACTACGACGACCAGCAGCGCCTACACGCTCACGCCGTCACCCAGCAGGCTTACACCCTCTACCAACGCCACTACGACTACGACAAATCCAGCAACCTCACTCGCCTGCTCGACACCCGCAAGGGCGACCACCGCTACCACTACGACCCCCTAAGCCGCCTCACCCGCGCCGACCACACCCAAGACGAGCAAGAACGCTTCGGCCACGACCCCGCCGGCAACCTGCTCATGCAAAACCGCCCCGGCCCCGACATCGTCGCCGGCAACCGCCTGATGATCCAGGGCGACCACCACTACGACTACGACGCCTTCGGCAACCTCATCCGCGAACGACGCGGCAAAAGCCATCAACTCGTCACCGAATACCGTTACGACTGCCAGCATCGGCTGATCGGCGTTAAGACGCCCAACGGCCAAACCGCCAGCTACCGCTACGACCCATTTGGCCGCCGCATCAGCAAAACCGTTGATGACATAACGACCGAGTTCTTCTGGCAGGGCGACAAACTCATCGCCGAGCACCACGCGAACCGCCACCGCAGCTACCTCTACGAACCGGACAGCTTCCGCCCGCTGGCCTTATTGGAAGGCTTCGGCCCAAAGGAAACCAAGCCCTACCACTACCAACTCGACCACCTCGGCACCCCACAGGAACTCACCGCCCCGGATGGCGAAATCGTCTGGTCCGCGCATTACCGTGCCTACGGCGAAATCAGCCGTCTCGACATAGGAAAAATCGACAACCCGCTGCGCTTCCAGGGCCAGTATTTCGATCAAGAGAGCGGGCTGCATTACAACCGCCATCGCTACTACAATCCGGATGTTGGTCGCTACCTCACGCCAGACCCGGTGAAATTAGCGGGTGGGATCAACGCGTATCAGTACGTGCCCAACCCTACGGGGTGGATAGATCCTTTGGGGCTCAGCGCAAACTGCCCTGGATCGATAAAGAAAAATCCCTCTTGCTCTACTCCTAGTGAACCGGACATCCCGGAAGTTTCTCGTAAGGGGGCGTTCAGGCAAGCTAAAAGGGATGCCCACATACCGATGAATCAAGGTCCGGATGTGTCTATCCACCCGAAAACAGGACGAGTACAACAGTACAAGACAGAACTAATGACCGATAAAAGCAATAAGAAAATACTCAATGCCGCCGGCCAACCAATAGAGACTAGGGTATATCAGTTTACAAGAGAGGATGGCTCACAAGTACTTATTCAGGATCACTCGGCGGGGCACAAATTCGGCAGAGCAGATGGCGTTGGAGATCAAACAGCACACTTCAACTTACGACCAATTGAACAACCCCGAAACGGCAAACTAATCGATGCTGAATCACATTATTTCTTCAGGAGAAAAAAATGA
- a CDS encoding DoxX family protein, giving the protein MSPLIKSILSTRAGYGLTILRIVVGIIFAAHGSQKLFGWFGGYGLTGTAQWMESIGLAPGTLMALLSGGTEFFAGLALIIGLLARPAALGLTILSLVAIFSVHIHNGLFMANNGYEFALALLGGSLAVLFEGAGKLSADRAIAH; this is encoded by the coding sequence ATGAGCCCACTGATCAAAAGCATCCTGTCCACCCGCGCCGGCTACGGCCTGACCATTCTGCGCATCGTTGTCGGCATCATCTTTGCCGCCCACGGTTCGCAAAAGCTCTTCGGCTGGTTTGGCGGCTACGGCTTGACGGGTACTGCCCAGTGGATGGAAAGCATCGGCCTGGCGCCGGGTACCCTGATGGCGCTGCTGTCGGGCGGTACCGAGTTCTTCGCCGGCCTGGCGCTGATCATTGGCTTGCTGGCTCGCCCTGCGGCATTGGGCCTGACCATTCTGTCGCTGGTGGCGATATTCTCGGTGCACATCCATAACGGTTTGTTCATGGCCAACAACGGTTATGAGTTTGCCCTGGCCTTGCTCGGCGGCTCCCTCGCGGTATTGTTCGAAGGTGCTGGCAAACTCTCCGCTGACCGCGCCATCGCCCACTGA
- a CDS encoding methyl-accepting chemotaxis protein → MGAWLSNISLKYKFWAVNAVAFITTLLLVLYAVQLEQQARSDASRASAQAQAHLLGAWPAGEALPKGEHWLTFKRGQVPQLAGQDLSALGSTLGWVEIDHMPLFGENPLMGAEVNARPDGQYVAVLAYAPSLTQVFGERFANYAVAVLILMLAMLGASQLLIRFLLSQLNTLKDVMLHVEKTGDLSARVPLACKDEVGQMASAFNAMQAGYQRVVNTVARTARQLDEGAARLASSMNEVQHGMLGQQSETDQAATAINEMTATVYHIAQHAGATRDLSQTADTLAGSGREVVSRVQRSIAGLSTGVQQTAEMIQKLAEDSQKINGVVSVIHSIAEQTNLLALNAAIEAARAGEMGRGFAVVADEVRNLAKRVQSSTDEITRMVSALQAGTRDAVDFMQESSFKADDCVQQAQEAGAALAEITGAVAQMRESNTQIAVAAEQQSHVAEEMNRAVVSIRDVTENTVQQTVDSATTSNELATLAGELSKAIGQLKL, encoded by the coding sequence ATGGGTGCCTGGCTTAGCAATATCTCGCTGAAGTACAAATTCTGGGCCGTCAACGCGGTCGCCTTCATTACCACCCTGCTGCTGGTGCTCTACGCCGTGCAGCTCGAACAACAGGCCCGCAGCGATGCCTCCCGGGCCTCGGCGCAGGCCCAGGCGCACCTGCTCGGCGCCTGGCCAGCCGGCGAAGCACTGCCCAAGGGCGAACACTGGCTGACATTCAAGCGCGGGCAAGTCCCACAACTGGCGGGTCAGGATCTGTCAGCCCTGGGCAGCACACTCGGCTGGGTCGAAATCGATCACATGCCATTGTTCGGCGAGAACCCGTTGATGGGGGCCGAAGTCAACGCGCGTCCAGACGGCCAATATGTCGCCGTGCTCGCCTATGCGCCCAGCCTGACCCAGGTATTCGGCGAGCGCTTCGCCAACTACGCGGTGGCGGTATTGATCCTGATGCTGGCGATGCTCGGCGCCTCGCAATTGCTGATTCGCTTCCTGCTCAGCCAACTCAATACCCTCAAGGACGTCATGCTGCACGTGGAAAAAACCGGCGACCTGTCAGCCCGCGTCCCCTTGGCGTGCAAGGATGAAGTCGGCCAGATGGCCAGCGCCTTCAACGCGATGCAAGCGGGCTACCAGCGCGTGGTCAACACCGTGGCACGCACCGCCAGGCAACTCGATGAAGGCGCGGCGCGGCTGGCCAGCAGCATGAACGAGGTGCAGCACGGCATGCTCGGCCAGCAGAGCGAAACCGACCAGGCGGCCACCGCCATCAACGAGATGACCGCCACCGTCTACCACATCGCCCAACACGCCGGCGCCACTCGGGATCTGTCCCAGACCGCCGACACCCTCGCCGGCAGCGGTCGGGAAGTGGTCAGCCGCGTCCAGCGCTCCATTGCCGGCCTGTCCACCGGTGTGCAACAAACGGCCGAGATGATCCAGAAACTCGCCGAGGACAGCCAGAAAATCAACGGCGTGGTCAGCGTGATCCACAGCATCGCCGAGCAGACCAACCTGCTTGCCCTCAACGCCGCCATCGAAGCCGCCCGCGCCGGAGAAATGGGCCGGGGGTTCGCCGTCGTCGCCGACGAAGTGCGCAACCTGGCCAAGCGCGTGCAAAGCTCCACTGACGAAATCACCCGCATGGTCTCGGCGCTGCAAGCCGGTACCCGCGACGCGGTGGACTTCATGCAGGAAAGCTCATTCAAGGCTGACGACTGCGTGCAGCAAGCCCAGGAAGCCGGCGCCGCACTTGCCGAAATCACTGGCGCCGTGGCGCAGATGCGCGAGAGCAACACCCAGATCGCCGTCGCCGCCGAACAGCAAAGCCACGTCGCCGAAGAAATGAACCGCGCGGTCGTGAGCATTCGCGATGTCACCGAGAACACCGTGCAACAGACCGTGGACTCCGCGACGACCAGCAATGAACTGGCAACGCTGGCCGGGGAACTGAGCAAGGCGATTGGGCAGTTGAAGCTGTAG
- a CDS encoding Imm50 family immunity protein: MKYWNELDKNIFFEMIFSQPVEIGEITLTSLQIDNDRPSLGVGFDISEFPDRLPKKWENKGYNVCRFGIDCYEIRDLKILNIPTHKKLSVKITKEHSHVLFQATNDDSLIEFKAQSISLCDPNIYIKGNDDNF; this comes from the coding sequence ATGAAATACTGGAACGAACTCGATAAGAATATATTTTTTGAGATGATTTTCAGCCAGCCTGTTGAAATAGGCGAAATCACTCTAACCTCTCTACAGATAGATAATGACCGCCCGAGCCTAGGAGTTGGTTTCGACATATCTGAATTCCCAGATAGACTACCGAAAAAATGGGAGAACAAAGGCTACAACGTTTGTAGATTTGGCATTGACTGCTACGAGATTAGAGATCTAAAAATATTGAATATACCGACCCATAAAAAGCTTTCTGTAAAAATAACAAAAGAGCATAGCCACGTTCTATTCCAAGCTACCAACGATGATTCCTTAATCGAATTTAAAGCACAATCGATTTCACTTTGCGACCCAAATATTTACATCAAAGGAAACGATGATAATTTCTAG